A genomic stretch from bacterium includes:
- a CDS encoding trypsin-like peptidase domain-containing protein, with product MIFSKMHPIGTVPRRREVVAVAVCVVMALAVGARSKAEETAAAHSIRETPVVLAVRAARDAVVNISTERIVQRSYLFGDDVFDHLFMHTPLRRTEKETSLGSGVVIDDQNHILTNAHVVRKASRISVKVSDGSVYEAQLVGWDVKSDIAVLKIEGAKPLPYAEIGTAKDLMIGETIIAIGNPYGYSQTVTTGVVSALHRDVDLGSDEAKNEALYDLIQTDAAINPGNSGGPLINLTGRVVGINTAILNAAEGMGFAIPIDRAVRVVEDLLSYGEVHVPWLGISTETMQLLKIRSVSSGEGPVTAVIVTFVFSKGPANGLIQTGDHIERIGNASVCSEREFRARLKDYKATDSIPLTISRNGALLTVAVRGRQFPLKLARQLCYEWLGFWVEEVALARGRLGGPGRTCIAVEKLRSRGPAEKAGLRRGDVLTQINDRPITTLAHFRAAIKAATSRGGIYIEVKRGALYLRGTIP from the coding sequence ATGATATTCTCTAAAATGCACCCAATTGGCACTGTTCCCAGACGACGTGAGGTGGTTGCCGTAGCGGTATGCGTCGTCATGGCCCTGGCAGTCGGTGCCCGCTCGAAGGCAGAAGAGACAGCTGCTGCACACAGCATCCGCGAGACGCCGGTTGTCCTGGCCGTTCGGGCGGCCCGCGACGCCGTTGTCAACATCAGCACCGAGCGGATAGTCCAGCGCTCCTACCTCTTCGGGGACGACGTTTTCGATCACCTTTTTATGCACACCCCGCTTCGCCGAACTGAGAAGGAGACCAGCCTGGGCTCCGGCGTCGTGATCGACGACCAAAACCACATCCTGACTAATGCCCACGTTGTCCGAAAGGCCTCGAGAATCTCGGTCAAGGTCTCGGACGGAAGTGTCTATGAGGCGCAGTTGGTCGGCTGGGACGTCAAGTCCGACATCGCTGTGCTGAAGATCGAGGGCGCAAAGCCGTTGCCATACGCGGAGATCGGGACGGCCAAAGACCTCATGATCGGAGAGACCATCATCGCCATTGGCAACCCATACGGTTATTCTCAGACCGTAACGACTGGGGTGGTCTCGGCGCTGCACCGCGACGTCGATCTTGGGTCCGATGAGGCCAAAAACGAAGCGCTTTACGACCTTATTCAGACCGACGCGGCGATCAACCCGGGTAACTCAGGTGGACCGCTCATCAACCTGACCGGTCGGGTCGTGGGAATCAACACCGCCATTCTGAACGCGGCCGAGGGGATGGGGTTTGCAATACCAATTGACCGGGCGGTGCGGGTGGTTGAGGACCTGTTGTCATACGGCGAGGTTCACGTTCCCTGGCTGGGCATTTCGACCGAGACGATGCAGCTTCTCAAGATTCGCTCCGTATCGTCCGGAGAGGGTCCTGTTACGGCGGTTATCGTTACCTTTGTGTTCTCAAAAGGGCCCGCAAATGGCCTCATTCAGACGGGAGATCACATCGAGAGGATCGGCAATGCCAGCGTTTGTTCCGAGCGCGAGTTCAGGGCAAGGCTCAAGGACTACAAAGCCACGGACAGTATCCCGCTCACGATCAGCCGAAATGGCGCGCTGCTCACGGTTGCGGTGCGGGGAAGGCAGTTTCCGCTCAAGCTCGCCCGGCAGTTGTGCTACGAGTGGCTCGGCTTCTGGGTTGAGGAGGTAGCGCTCGCAAGGGGCCGACTGGGAGGCCCTGGAAGGACTTGCATCGCCGTCGAGAAACTGAGGTCTAGGGGCCCGGCGGAGAAGGCTGGATTGCGCAGGGGGGATGTTCTTACACAGATAAACGACAGGCCAATCACGACGCTGGCCCACTTTCGAGCCGCGATCAAGGCCGCCACGAGTCGCGGAGGCATCTACATTGAGGTCAAACGAGGTGCTCTTTATTTAAGAGGCACGATCCCTTAG